The following coding sequences are from one Myxococcaceae bacterium JPH2 window:
- a CDS encoding sigma-54-dependent Fis family transcriptional regulator, with protein SELFGHEKGAFTGAVNRREGVFEEADGGTVFLDEIGELPAELQPKLLRVLENREIRRVGSNTYQPVDVRLIAATHRDLRAEVNAGRFRSDLFFRLAVLRISMPSLRQRPEDLPVLVDGILQSLGSEPEHTEALRTPEFLGRLRHAAWPGNVRELRNYLERCLVFEDTVSLSDDEPHHSGPVEVDPSRPYAEQRRHMVDEFERRYLHALLEKYPGKVAQAAVTAGMDRVHLYRLLRRHGIKP; from the coding sequence AGCGAGCTGTTCGGCCACGAGAAGGGCGCCTTCACCGGGGCGGTGAACCGGCGCGAGGGCGTCTTCGAGGAGGCGGACGGCGGCACCGTCTTCCTGGATGAGATTGGCGAGTTGCCCGCGGAGCTGCAGCCCAAACTGCTGCGCGTGCTGGAGAACCGGGAGATTCGCCGCGTGGGCAGCAATACCTATCAGCCCGTGGATGTGCGGCTCATCGCCGCCACGCACCGCGACCTGCGCGCGGAGGTGAACGCGGGCCGCTTCCGCTCGGACCTCTTCTTCCGGCTGGCGGTGCTGCGCATCTCCATGCCCTCGCTGCGCCAGCGCCCCGAGGACCTGCCCGTGCTCGTGGACGGCATCCTCCAGTCATTGGGCTCGGAGCCGGAGCACACCGAGGCCCTGCGCACCCCGGAGTTCCTCGGGCGGCTGCGCCACGCGGCGTGGCCCGGCAACGTGCGCGAGCTGCGCAACTACCTGGAGCGCTGCCTCGTCTTCGAGGACACCGTGTCCCTCTCCGACGACGAGCCGCACCACTCGGGGCCGGTGGAGGTGGACCCTTCGCGCCCCTACGCCGAGCAGCGCCGCCACATGGTGGATGAGTTCGAGCGCCGCTACCTGCACGCGCTGCTGGAGAAGTATCCGGGCAAGGTCGCGCAGGCCGCGGTCACCGCGGGCATGGACCGGGTGCACCTGTACCGGCTGCTGCGCCGCCACGGCATCAAGCCCTGA
- a CDS encoding serine/threonine protein kinase — MAPSGEEALYGEELRPGALVGPWVVMSVHATGPVSSLYRARHVQDGTPAALKVLHSHASLAPLALRRFRREAATLQRLRHPHIVEVRGHGTLADGRPFIAMEWLEGRDLAAELAARGPLSPREALEVMEQVGAALREAHAAGVVHRDLKPQNVMRLAGSGESPRVKLVDFGVAKGLRPGAPGNSTLTHTGTAMGTPLSMAPEQVRGEVPDARTDLYALGVLLFQLVTGQPPFPGPTRHEVEEQHLHAPPPRPSERAPVPAALDAVVLRCLRKRREERYPDVDALMEELRGAVRGTSSRDAPEHAVALYAEGCAQALASAESLDALDASLERALRLARDAGLDARLEGCGCLLVMAALPADAEAARELRSRVLGAARALAKLPAPLSITVHVAERSTEGGLARLPDWVAPSESAGVVASGAVLRDLEEGLALEPVPGREDRWRVGALG; from the coding sequence ATGGCCCCTTCCGGGGAAGAGGCGCTGTACGGCGAGGAGCTGCGCCCCGGCGCGCTCGTGGGCCCGTGGGTGGTGATGTCCGTGCACGCCACCGGGCCGGTCTCCTCGCTGTACCGTGCGCGGCACGTGCAGGACGGCACCCCCGCCGCGCTGAAGGTGCTGCATTCCCACGCGTCGCTCGCGCCGCTCGCCTTGCGGCGCTTTCGCCGGGAGGCGGCGACGCTCCAGCGCTTGCGCCATCCGCACATCGTCGAGGTGCGGGGCCACGGCACCCTGGCGGATGGGCGCCCCTTCATCGCCATGGAGTGGCTGGAGGGGAGGGACCTCGCGGCGGAGCTGGCCGCGCGCGGTCCGCTGTCCCCCCGTGAAGCGCTGGAGGTGATGGAGCAGGTGGGCGCGGCGCTGCGCGAGGCGCACGCGGCGGGCGTCGTCCACCGCGACCTCAAGCCGCAGAACGTGATGCGCCTGGCCGGGAGCGGGGAGTCTCCTCGGGTGAAGCTGGTGGACTTCGGCGTGGCCAAGGGACTCCGCCCGGGCGCTCCGGGCAACTCCACGCTGACCCACACCGGCACGGCGATGGGCACGCCGTTGTCCATGGCGCCGGAGCAGGTGCGCGGCGAGGTGCCCGATGCGCGCACGGACCTCTACGCGCTGGGCGTGCTCCTCTTCCAGCTCGTCACGGGGCAGCCGCCGTTCCCGGGCCCCACGCGACACGAAGTCGAGGAGCAGCACCTGCACGCGCCGCCGCCGCGCCCCAGCGAGCGCGCGCCCGTCCCCGCCGCGTTGGACGCGGTCGTGCTGCGGTGCCTGCGCAAGCGGCGCGAGGAGCGCTACCCGGACGTCGACGCGCTGATGGAAGAGCTGCGCGGCGCGGTGCGAGGCACGTCCTCGCGCGATGCGCCCGAGCACGCGGTGGCGCTGTACGCGGAGGGTTGCGCGCAGGCGCTCGCGTCGGCGGAGTCGCTGGACGCGCTGGATGCGTCGCTGGAGCGAGCACTCCGGCTCGCGCGAGACGCGGGCCTGGACGCGAGGCTGGAAGGCTGCGGATGTCTGCTCGTGATGGCCGCGTTGCCAGCGGACGCGGAGGCGGCACGCGAACTCCGCTCCCGTGTCCTGGGTGCGGCGCGAGCGTTGGCGAAGCTGCCTGCCCCGCTGAGCATCACCGTGCACGTCGCGGAGCGCTCCACCGAGGGCGGCCTGGCGCGGTTGCCGGACTGGGTGGCACCGTCCGAGTCCGCCGGCGTGGTGGCCAGCGGCGCGGTGCTGCGAGACCTGGAGGAGGGGCTCGCGCTGGAGCCCGTCCCTGGGCGTGAGGACCGGTGGCGCGTGGGCGCCCTCGGCTGA
- a CDS encoding protein kinase, with the protein MRCPVCHRRLSTGAVCPVHGERPAPVPPAAPVPLPDVPGFTSATLLGTGGSSHVFTAVREGDGREVALKVARAPRPGRFAHEAEALRRVGAPIAPELLDEGTVGGRPFLVLERLRGQTLAAWMSELPGTGAASTPRVRELLSGLCAALEAVHAAGLAHHDLKPENVFLREGGALSLLDFGLARIGDGPGAPWRQGTTHYMAPEQCLETGEAGAAADIYALGVLLFELLTGAPPFTGGPDAVRHGHVSLRAPAASERADVPLALDALLRRCLAKAPAERFARASEVLQSFDAACRMEAPPPLQVNRDELPAPLDAVGLRPVALLGVRTPASVEVLRAAIESHGGALARVWGGGYLVAFPESLSAEANLRAAVLAARRLLEEERKSAAILHLATAHVRPGAATPRVAGEALAAPDSWWPESLEPGAVLVSDAAAARLEGEALDASPERDALAASLKRGSLEGFARLRPRDDRASSDAPVAPPLLGREALLDVLVAEARGCLSEAVPGLCVLTGEVGHGKTRLVEALASRLGQEGLARVVRLRAPAPDASAPDALVEALVAASASAPEALEGHRPSAARALAGQLLQRAREAPRVLLLDDAHLADPTSLDTLELTTLAGGRAPLWVCVVGRPALLGLRPHLGDRSARASRHVLPPLSPESTRALLLHLLRPAEHVPEPVLARLERLAQGVPLSLVEVAGALRAAGALRASPGGGWYIAPDALLDVSVTPLFERLAARALAALPEVHQGLARLCAVLGTEVDVERVDAALRHLGPGEDAARLGSLDAGAGLRRLARAGLLRESEPGHFVFRHPLLREALEGLLPPAARRSLHAAALHATGTDGPSRRRRRAHHAAACGAHEEAVEAFLALAEEARRAHLPVEAEQHYTRALALLPEADPERRALALAGRGRVRHRLQRFREGLADLGAARALAGARGDEALVVDLLLEEATARDWMEDAEGSGACTREALERIASLDSPRLSLRCSLARGRMHVRLGEWGPAARILGSVAEGAEAARDHETHVVALALLGSALTFLERPDEAAERFEEALMRCESAGDALHLAATRINRVLLWLSRGDMARIEDDLRHAMALGRELGHAQVERWSTFNLAEVLYMQGRLDEALPLARRAHELGVRFFRDHPVPVDALLLARLSAARGERAEARGHLEWIASHCPPESLPPTAVMRRLVALQVGESPADTEAWSTLVDEAEPFASPDEKAEILLQATLGALHAGRNAEAQTWLARAGQAVEGAPLWRTRYESLRARVADAL; encoded by the coding sequence CGGATGTGCCCGGCTTCACCAGCGCGACGCTGCTGGGCACCGGAGGTTCGTCGCACGTCTTCACCGCGGTGCGAGAGGGCGACGGGCGCGAGGTGGCGCTGAAGGTGGCTCGGGCACCGCGCCCGGGTCGCTTCGCGCACGAGGCGGAGGCGCTGCGTCGCGTGGGCGCGCCCATCGCGCCGGAGTTGTTGGACGAGGGCACCGTCGGTGGCCGCCCGTTCCTCGTGCTGGAGCGCCTGCGTGGGCAGACGTTGGCCGCGTGGATGTCCGAGCTGCCCGGCACGGGCGCCGCGTCCACGCCTCGCGTGCGTGAGCTGCTGTCGGGGCTGTGCGCGGCGTTGGAGGCGGTCCACGCCGCGGGGCTGGCGCATCACGACCTCAAGCCGGAGAACGTCTTCCTGCGCGAGGGCGGGGCGCTCAGCCTGCTCGACTTCGGACTGGCCCGCATCGGCGATGGGCCGGGGGCGCCGTGGCGTCAGGGAACGACGCACTACATGGCCCCGGAGCAGTGCTTGGAGACCGGTGAGGCTGGCGCCGCGGCGGACATCTACGCCTTGGGCGTGCTCCTCTTCGAGCTGCTCACGGGAGCGCCGCCCTTCACGGGCGGGCCGGACGCGGTCCGACACGGCCACGTCAGCCTGCGTGCTCCCGCGGCCTCCGAGCGCGCCGATGTGCCATTGGCGCTCGATGCGCTCTTGCGAAGGTGCTTGGCCAAGGCCCCGGCGGAGCGCTTCGCGCGGGCTTCGGAGGTGCTTCAGTCCTTCGATGCCGCCTGCCGGATGGAGGCGCCGCCGCCGCTCCAGGTGAATCGCGACGAGCTGCCCGCGCCGCTGGATGCGGTAGGGCTTCGTCCCGTGGCGCTCCTGGGCGTGCGCACGCCCGCGTCGGTGGAGGTGCTCCGGGCCGCCATCGAATCGCACGGAGGAGCGCTCGCGCGTGTCTGGGGCGGGGGCTACCTGGTGGCGTTTCCAGAGTCCCTGTCCGCGGAGGCGAACCTGCGCGCCGCCGTGCTCGCAGCGCGTCGGCTGCTGGAGGAGGAGCGAAAGAGCGCGGCGATTCTCCACCTCGCGACCGCGCACGTGCGGCCGGGTGCGGCCACTCCGCGCGTGGCGGGTGAAGCGCTGGCTGCGCCCGATTCGTGGTGGCCCGAGTCGCTGGAGCCCGGCGCTGTGCTCGTCAGCGACGCTGCCGCCGCGCGACTGGAAGGCGAAGCGCTGGACGCGTCGCCCGAGCGTGATGCGTTGGCCGCGTCACTGAAGCGTGGGTCGCTGGAGGGCTTCGCTCGACTGCGCCCCCGGGATGATCGGGCGTCGTCGGATGCGCCTGTCGCGCCGCCGCTGCTGGGGCGCGAAGCGCTGCTCGATGTCCTCGTCGCGGAGGCTCGGGGGTGTCTTTCCGAGGCGGTGCCCGGTCTCTGTGTGCTGACGGGCGAAGTGGGGCACGGCAAGACGCGCTTGGTCGAGGCGCTGGCCTCGCGGCTCGGGCAAGAGGGGCTCGCTCGTGTGGTCCGGCTGCGCGCTCCTGCGCCGGATGCCTCCGCGCCAGACGCGCTGGTCGAGGCGTTGGTTGCTGCCTCTGCGTCCGCACCCGAAGCGCTCGAAGGGCACCGTCCCTCCGCCGCGCGCGCGCTCGCGGGGCAGCTGCTCCAGCGTGCGCGAGAAGCGCCTCGGGTGTTGTTGCTGGATGACGCGCACCTGGCCGACCCGACCAGCCTGGACACGCTCGAGTTGACGACACTGGCAGGTGGCCGCGCGCCGCTGTGGGTGTGCGTGGTGGGGCGCCCCGCGCTGCTGGGGCTCCGTCCGCATCTGGGGGACCGGAGCGCGCGTGCTTCGCGGCACGTGCTGCCACCGCTGTCGCCCGAGTCCACTCGCGCCCTGTTGCTCCACCTGCTGCGCCCCGCGGAGCACGTGCCCGAGCCTGTCCTGGCTCGATTGGAGCGCCTGGCGCAGGGCGTGCCGCTGTCCCTGGTGGAAGTCGCGGGTGCGCTTCGTGCGGCGGGGGCACTGCGAGCCTCGCCGGGAGGCGGCTGGTACATCGCGCCGGACGCGTTGCTCGACGTGTCGGTCACGCCACTGTTCGAGCGCCTCGCCGCGCGCGCCCTCGCCGCGCTGCCCGAGGTGCATCAGGGGCTGGCCCGGCTGTGTGCGGTGCTCGGCACCGAGGTCGATGTGGAACGGGTGGACGCGGCGCTGCGCCACCTGGGCCCGGGAGAAGACGCGGCGCGCTTGGGCTCGCTGGACGCGGGCGCCGGGCTGCGCCGCCTTGCTCGCGCGGGGCTCCTGCGCGAGTCCGAGCCGGGTCACTTCGTCTTCCGCCACCCCCTGTTGCGCGAAGCCCTGGAGGGACTGCTCCCACCGGCCGCGCGCCGCTCACTGCACGCCGCCGCGCTGCACGCCACGGGAACGGATGGCCCGTCCCGCCGTCGTCGTCGCGCGCACCACGCCGCTGCCTGTGGCGCGCACGAAGAGGCGGTGGAGGCCTTCCTCGCGTTGGCGGAGGAGGCCCGTCGCGCGCACCTGCCTGTGGAAGCGGAGCAGCACTACACACGCGCGCTCGCGTTGTTGCCCGAGGCCGACCCCGAGCGCCGTGCCCTGGCGCTGGCGGGACGAGGCCGGGTGCGGCACCGCCTCCAGCGCTTCCGCGAGGGATTGGCGGACCTCGGGGCCGCGCGCGCCTTGGCCGGGGCTCGGGGCGACGAGGCGCTGGTGGTGGACCTGTTGCTGGAGGAGGCCACCGCGCGCGATTGGATGGAGGACGCGGAGGGCTCGGGGGCGTGCACGCGCGAGGCGCTGGAGCGCATCGCGTCACTGGACTCGCCCCGGTTGTCGCTGCGCTGCTCGCTGGCGCGTGGCCGCATGCACGTGCGGCTGGGTGAGTGGGGGCCTGCCGCTCGGATTCTGGGCTCGGTGGCGGAGGGCGCGGAGGCCGCGCGCGACCACGAGACCCATGTGGTGGCACTGGCGCTGCTGGGCTCGGCGCTCACCTTCCTGGAGCGCCCCGACGAAGCGGCCGAGCGCTTCGAGGAGGCCTTGATGCGCTGCGAGTCCGCGGGCGATGCCCTGCATCTGGCCGCCACGCGCATCAACCGCGTGCTCCTGTGGCTGTCCCGAGGCGACATGGCCCGCATCGAGGACGACCTGCGCCACGCCATGGCGCTGGGGCGCGAGCTGGGACACGCCCAGGTGGAGCGCTGGTCCACCTTCAATCTGGCCGAGGTCCTCTACATGCAGGGCCGCCTGGACGAGGCGCTCCCGCTGGCCCGTCGCGCGCACGAACTCGGCGTGCGCTTCTTTCGCGATCACCCCGTGCCCGTGGACGCCCTCCTGTTGGCGCGGCTGAGCGCGGCCCGGGGCGAGCGGGCGGAGGCCCGAGGCCACCTCGAGTGGATCGCCTCGCACTGTCCGCCTGAGTCCCTGCCACCCACCGCCGTCATGCGCCGGTTGGTGGCGCTTCAGGTGGGCGAGTCCCCCGCGGACACCGAGGCCTGGAGCACCCTGGTGGATGAGGCGGAGCCCTTCGCGTCCCCGGACGAGAAGGCGGAGATCCTCCTCCAGGCCACGCTGGGGGCACTCCACGCCGGGCGCAACGCGGAGGCCCAGACCTGGCTTGCGCGCGCCGGACAGGCGGTGGAGGGAGCCCCGTTGTGGCGCACCCGTTACGAGTCCCTGCGCGCCCGGGTGGCCGATGCCCTGTAG